The segment CACCACCTATGGCCAGCTCACCGCCGCCGAATTCGTGAGACAGATGGACACTCTGGCCGAGCTCGGGTTTCGGACTATGACCTTGGCAGAACTGCCGGCATATCTGAGCGGGAGGCAGGGTGGTGGCCGCGTGATCCTCACTTTTGATGACATCGGCAACACAACCGGTACGGACTTACTGACCGCCACCCACGACGACTTCTGGAGCAACGTATACCCCACGTTGCACCGGCTGCACTTTGCCGGCGTCCTGGCAGTAGTCACGGACAAGATCCACGAGGAGGAAGGCAATGGCTGGGCGTGGCCCGAGCTCTTGCGCCTGCAGGCAGAGGGTTACCAGATCGTTTCGCACTCGGCTACACACGACGTGAGGATGAATCGCGGCCGGCTGAGCGAGGACGAGTTCAGGCGCGAGCTGTGCGCATCCCGGCAAGCAATCCTTCTGCGCACTGGTGTTTGCCCGGATGCGTACGTGTGGCCCTTTGGTGCGGTTCTGGGTGTTGACAGAGCGGGTTACGACTATCAGGCGATTGCTGAGGCGTGCGGCTATTCTATGCTGGTCACAGTCTGGGAGTCCGGTGCCGTAAGCACGCCGAAGCAGCTCTTGCGGGTGCCGAGGTATCACCCGGAGCGGCACATCCGTGATTTCGAGTCACTGATGAAGCAGTTCGCGTGCCGCTGAGCTGGCCACTGCGATTCGCCATCGCTGCCACTGGCACTGTGCAGGCGATGGGCCGCGGCTCAAGGGCAGAGGGGGGCCGGCACCCCTGCGCTGAGCTCCACGTAGAGGCGGGGTAGCGCCGCGCCCTCTACCAACCGATCACCGCCATCAGCGCCGGATGGTCCGAGGCGGGACCGGGCAGGTAGCGCGAGTCGGTCACCCTCGTGCCGGGCGAGACAAAGATGTGGTCGATGGTGCGGGCGTAATCCACCCCCTGCGTCGTGTTCCCCTCCGGCCAGCGCAATACCCAGGCATCCTCCAGCAGGGCCAACGTCGAGCGGTACTGCGGCGTATCCGGCCGAAAGTTGAAATCCCCCATCAGAATGACGTTCTCCTTGCCCTGAACCTCCTGCAGCACCTCTAGCTGCTGCACCAGCGGTCCGCCGTTGCCCAGGTGGGTCACGAACACGGTGAAGGTGCGATTGCCCACGGTGATCTGCGCTTCGATGCAGGCGGTTTGCTCCCCTGTACTAAACATAAAGAAGATGCGCGGGTTGTGGATGGGGTAGCGCGAGAGCAGGGCGATGCCAAAGGTGCCGGCCACGGTGGTGGGGCCGTAGTAGGAGTAATAGTCGAGCTGGTCGGCCCAGTAGCGCACCACGTCCTGATTGCCGTTGGCGATGCGCGCCGCATCGCACTCTTGCAGACCGATGATGTCCGGCTGGATCTGGCGCGCTACGGCGAGCTGGCCCTCGTAATTGCGGCGGCCGGCGGCGTCGTACCCCTGCTGGATGTTGTAGGTAAAGACGGTGAGCTGTGACGGCGCGGAGGCGGTGGCGGACGGCCGGGCGCTGACCACCCAGGCGCCGGCCAGGGTGAGGATGGCCACGAGCGAGAGCAGCGCCGGCCAGAGGCGCGAGGGTGCGGCGGACGGAGCGGCCTCGGCGGTGGGGAGGTCGGGGCGGGCGAGCCATACGGCCAGGGTCAGCAGGAGGCCGGGCACGAGGAACACCACGGCAAAGCGGTCGCGGAAGAGCGGGCCGATCACCGGGATATAGTCATAGACGGTCGTAAAGACCTGCGCGAAGACCATCAACAGCAAATAGAGGCCGCCCAGAGTAAAGCCCAGGGCCAGTCGGCGCGGTGATGGACGGCCGGCCACGAGGGCCTGGATGAGGAGCTGCCCATCGATCAGGAGCACGGGAAAGAGCAGGAGCAGGCCGACCAGGGGCAGGCTGCAAAGCGGCGACAGGGGCGGCTCGGCCAGGGGGTAGTAGGCGGGATGGGACGGGAAGGCGATCTGGCGGCTCAGCAGGGTCAGGAAGAGACTGGCCACAAAGAGCACGTTCCAGACCAGCAGCGCCGGCATCGACAGACGAGAGAGCCAGGAAGGGCGCAGGGTGATCACCAGACTTGAGGCCCAGAGCACCAGCGTCACCGTGGCGAGGATGGGCAGGTAGGGCTGACCGGTCCAGCGTGAGATGACCGTGGGGCTGAGCAGTGAAAAGTAGAGCAGGATGATCACGCTCAGCAGGTCGAGGCAGAGCCCAATCGTTCGCGCTGCCGAGGGGGTGGCGGGGAGGGCGGATTCGGCGGTGCTGGCCGTGGCGGCGATGGAAGGCCAATGGAGGGTGAGAAGAAGCCAGGCCGCGGCGAGGGCCATCATCCAGCCAAGGAATTGGAAACTGCCGTGAGTCGAGATGTCCGAGCCGGAGCCGAGCGCGCGCAGGAGGATGGAAAGCGAGAGAGCGGCGGTGAGCTCGAGGGCCGGGGAGCGGCGGGACGGACGCTGCTGGAGGAGGGAGGGCAGGAGCAGCAGGAAGCAGGCCACGCCCAGGCCGGAGATGAGCATCTTGCCGCGCGGATCGAGCAGGGGAGCGATGACGCGGCAGAGGAGCATGAACTGGCCCAGGAGGACGAGGGGCCAGCCGGAGAGGGCGCGCGGGAGGAGAAGGAGGAGGACGGGGGAGAGGAAGAGGATGACGCTGGCGATTTCGGGTGGGATGTTGGTGCCCAGGAGGCCCAGGACAAAGATGGATTCCACAAAGTCGGACAGGAGCTGGAAGAAGAAGAGGAGCAGGAGGGCACGGAGGGCGGTAAGAAGGAGGGGTCGGATTCGCGACATGGCCGGGTCTCCTTTGGTCGGGTGGTGAGGGAGAGTATAACACGGGTAGGGGCAGGGGGGCAAGGAGAGGGCAGTGGCGATGCCCCGTTTGCGCTTTTGGAGAGTGTCGACAACTGCTCGGGTGCGTGAACCAGAGGTTTGTAGTTGCGCTTTAGCGCTCCCCATCCGAAGGGTCTCACATCGCCAGGAAGGCGGGGACAGGCTGACCCCGACCAGCACGTCGGGGCGCCAGTAGGCAGAGCCTGTACTATGAAGCTATCGAGGCCCGCAGTTACCCAAGGGCTTGGCACTACTGGGCAGAGGCGCCACGGCGCTCCCGCATTTCGCCGGCGTATTCCCCACTCTCCACTTTTGCCCGCTTGCGTAACGGGGGTATACTGACTAGACGCTGGCATGTCGGCGAACGCAGGCAGGTGGATGCCGTGACGGGTCACCAACCTCTCACTGAATCGGACACCAGAGCCAAGCTCATCGATCCGGCCATCCATGCCCGGGGGTGGACCGAGGAGCTGATCCGCCGCGAAGAGACGGCCGGGGCCATCGAGCTGGGTCCGGGCGGACCGCGCCGCCGACCCAGAGGGCGGGTCGATTACGTGCTGCGGGTGAAGGTGACGCCGCAATCTCAGGCAGTGGCCGTGGCGCTGATCGAAGCCAAGGC is part of the Chloroflexi bacterium ADurb.Bin180 genome and harbors:
- a CDS encoding Polysaccharide deacetylase; translation: MVVRTGWLHGSQLWRVVDRSVLRHPCSERCYAEAWGGHGRGAGELKRLSLNRAVVLCLALMTVSACGAWARPTATPLPAPTATLSATATATASATVTATASATPTPTRTPSATPSATPTPTATSPCSGLGVPVIMYHSTTYGQLTAAEFVRQMDTLAELGFRTMTLAELPAYLSGRQGGGRVILTFDDIGNTTGTDLLTATHDDFWSNVYPTLHRLHFAGVLAVVTDKIHEEEGNGWAWPELLRLQAEGYQIVSHSATHDVRMNRGRLSEDEFRRELCASRQAILLRTGVCPDAYVWPFGAVLGVDRAGYDYQAIAEACGYSMLVTVWESGAVSTPKQLLRVPRYHPERHIRDFESLMKQFACR
- a CDS encoding Endonuclease/Exonuclease/phosphatase family protein, with translation MSRIRPLLLTALRALLLLFFFQLLSDFVESIFVLGLLGTNIPPEIASVILFLSPVLLLLLPRALSGWPLVLLGQFMLLCRVIAPLLDPRGKMLISGLGVACFLLLLPSLLQQRPSRRSPALELTAALSLSILLRALGSGSDISTHGSFQFLGWMMALAAAWLLLTLHWPSIAATASTAESALPATPSAARTIGLCLDLLSVIILLYFSLLSPTVISRWTGQPYLPILATVTLVLWASSLVITLRPSWLSRLSMPALLVWNVLFVASLFLTLLSRQIAFPSHPAYYPLAEPPLSPLCSLPLVGLLLLFPVLLIDGQLLIQALVAGRPSPRRLALGFTLGGLYLLLMVFAQVFTTVYDYIPVIGPLFRDRFAVVFLVPGLLLTLAVWLARPDLPTAEAAPSAAPSRLWPALLSLVAILTLAGAWVVSARPSATASAPSQLTVFTYNIQQGYDAAGRRNYEGQLAVARQIQPDIIGLQECDAARIANGNQDVVRYWADQLDYYSYYGPTTVAGTFGIALLSRYPIHNPRIFFMFSTGEQTACIEAQITVGNRTFTVFVTHLGNGGPLVQQLEVLQEVQGKENVILMGDFNFRPDTPQYRSTLALLEDAWVLRWPEGNTTQGVDYARTIDHIFVSPGTRVTDSRYLPGPASDHPALMAVIGW